A genomic window from Glycine max cultivar Williams 82 chromosome 17, Glycine_max_v4.0, whole genome shotgun sequence includes:
- the LOC100777176 gene encoding gamma-glutamyl peptidase 5 has translation MVTEGEISSRRYALLLAVNDSEYVKKAYGGYYNVYVEAFGEEGDTWDLFRVYDGDFPDFSDLNKYHGFVITGSPSDAYGNDYWILKLCFMLQTLDAMQKKVLGICFGHQVLCRALGGRVCKSNTGWDVGFRQVHFMKDLTRSYRYLAEHEMMTESLSIIEVHQDEVYEVPLGAEVIASSDKTRVEMFAISDHILGIQGHPEYSRDILFNLIGRLQNMNVIEGGLAEDLKCRFQSAEADKKCWGKICRNFLGGK, from the exons ATGGTAACTGAAGGTGAAATTAGTAGTAGAAGATATGCTCTTCTGCTAGCAGTGAATGATTCTGAGTATGTAAAGAAAGCATATGGTGGCTACTATAACGTCTATGTAGAAGCCTTTGGGGAAGAAGGAGATACGTGGGATTTGTTTAGAGTCTACGACGGGGATTTCCCTGACTTCAGTGACCTCAATAAATACCATGGGTTTGTGATCACTGGTAGCCCCAGTGATGCCTATGGAAATGATTACTGGATCCTTAAACTCTGTTTCATGTTGCAAACTCTTGATGCCATGCAGAAAAAAGTCCTTGGCATTTGCTTTGGTCACCAG GTACTATGCAGGGCTTTGGGTGGAAGGGTTTGTAAATCGAACACAGGTTGGGATGTTGGCTTTAGACAAGTGCATTTCATGAAAGATCTAACTCGATCTTATAGGTACCTAGCGGAACATGAAATGATGACAGAATCGCTTTCCATCATTGAGGTACACCAAGATGAGGTTTATGAGGTTCCTCTGGGTGCAGAAGTGATTGCATCGTCAGACAAAACTAGAGTGGAAATGTTTGCGATTTCAGACCACATTCTTGGAATTCAGGGTCATCCTGAGTATAGCAGAGATATACTGTTTAATCTGATTGGTCGGCTGCAGAATATGAATGTCATAGAG GGAGGATTAGCTGAAGATTTGAAGTGTCGATTTCAGTCAGCTGAGGCAGACAAGAAGTGCTGGGGGAAAATATGCCGAAACTTTCTCGGGGGAAAATAA
- the LOC100790871 gene encoding AP2-like ethylene-responsive transcription factor At1g16060, which yields MAKKSQLRTQKNNVTTNDDNNLNVTNTVTTKVKRTRRSVPRDSPPQRSSIYRGVTRHRWTGRYEAHLWDKHCWNESQNKKGRQVYLGAYDNEEAAAHAYDLAALKYWGQDTILNFPLSNYLNELKEMEGQSREEYIGSLRRKSSGFSRGISKYRGVARHHHNGRWEARIGKVFGNKYLYLGTYATQEEAATAYDLAAIEYRGLNAVTNFDLSRYIKWLKPNNNTNNVIDDQISINLTNINNNNNCTNSFTPSPDQEQEASFFHNKDSLNNTIVEEVTLVPHQPRPASATSALELLLQSSKFKEMMEMTSVANLSSTQMESELPQCTFPDHIQTYFEYEDSNRYEEGDDLMFKFNEFSSIVPFYQCDEFES from the exons ATGGCCAAAAAATCACAGCTGCGTACCCAGAAAAACAATGTTACCACCAATGACGATAATAATCTTAACGTAACCAACACTGTGACCACCAAGGTGAAACGAACAAGGAGAAGTGTCCCTAGAGACTCCCCACCTCAACGCAGCTCAATATACCGAGGAGTCACTAG GCACCGATGGACAGGCCGATACGAAGCTCATTTGTGGGACAAACATTGCTGGAATGAATCACAGAACAAAAAAGGGCGACAAG TCTACCTTG GCGCTTATGACAATGAAGAGGCAGCAGCACATGCTTATGATCTAGCAGCACTGAAATACTGGGGTCAAGATACCATTCTTAATTTTCCg TTATCAAACTACCTGAACGAACTGAAAGAAATGGAGGGTCAATCACGGGAGGAGTATATCGGATCGCTGAGGAG GAAAAGCAGTGGTTTTTCTCGGGGAATTTCTAAATACAGAGGTGTTGCAAG GCATCATCATAACGGAAGGTGGGAGGCTCGGATTGGCAAAGTTTTTGGCAATAAATATCTTTACCTCGGAACTTATG CTACCCAAGAAGAAGCTGCTACTGCCTATGACCTGGCAGCCATAGAATACCGTGGACTCAATGCTGTCACCAATTTCGATCTCAGCCGTTACATTAAGTGGCTTAAGCCTAACAACAACACCAACAACGTTATCGACGACCAGATTAGTATTAATCTCACtaacataaacaataataataattgcacTAACAGCTTCACCCCAAGTCCTGATCAAGAACAAGAAGCTAGCTTCTTCCACAACAAAGATTCACTCAATAATACTATTGTAGAAGAAGTCACGTTGGTGCCACATCAGCCTCGTCCAGCGAGTGCCACGTCAGCATTGGAGCTTCTACTTCAGTCATCAAAGTTCAAGGAAATGATGGAGATGACATCTGTGGCCAATCTTTCATCAACACAGATGGAATCTGAGTTGCCACAGTGCACATTTCCTGATCACATTCAGACGTACTTTGAGTATGAAGATTCCAATAGATATGAGGAAGGAGATGATCTCATGTTCAAGTTCAACGAGTTCAGCTCCATTGTGCCGTTTTACCAATGTGACGAGTTCGAGAGTTGA